From one Bradyrhizobium sp. Ash2021 genomic stretch:
- the cyoC gene encoding cytochrome o ubiquinol oxidase subunit III, translated as MNVAVAIDQIPQDALPSASESGPAPKRIVVTYGFWIFLLSDIIMFAALFASYAVLVRSTAGGPTGAQLFNQATVAIETACLLVSSYTCGLMSLAVNSRRRLGTYLGALITFALGATFLSFEIREFSSMIAIGATPQRSAFLSAFFTLVGCHGLHVALGLIWLIVMMVQVAVFGFAARVQHRLLCFSLFWHALDIVWVGVFTVVYLMGVSP; from the coding sequence ATGAATGTCGCCGTCGCAATTGATCAGATCCCGCAAGACGCACTGCCAAGTGCCAGTGAATCGGGACCTGCTCCAAAGAGGATCGTGGTCACCTATGGCTTCTGGATCTTCCTGCTGAGTGACATCATCATGTTTGCCGCGCTGTTCGCGAGCTACGCGGTCCTCGTGCGCTCCACGGCCGGCGGTCCGACCGGCGCCCAGCTGTTCAATCAGGCTACGGTCGCGATCGAAACTGCTTGCCTTCTCGTTTCGAGCTACACCTGCGGACTGATGTCACTGGCCGTCAACTCACGACGCCGTCTCGGGACTTATCTTGGGGCCCTGATCACATTCGCACTCGGAGCCACGTTTCTTAGTTTCGAGATCCGCGAATTCTCAAGCATGATCGCCATCGGCGCGACGCCGCAGCGGAGCGCCTTTCTGTCCGCATTCTTCACGCTTGTCGGATGCCACGGGCTGCACGTCGCGCTCGGACTGATCTGGCTGATCGTGATGATGGTGCAGGTGGCGGTATTCGGATTCGCTGCGAGGGTGCAGCATCGCCTGCTGTGCTTCTCTTTGTTCTGGCACGCGCTCGACATCGTTTGGGTCGGGGTATTCACGGTGGTTTATCTGATGGGAGTGAGTCCATGA
- the cyoB gene encoding cytochrome o ubiquinol oxidase subunit I has protein sequence MNLLGKLDWNAIPLHQPIIMGATAFMVLVVVAVLGFITAKGAWLYLWREWLTSVDHKRIGAMYCILALVMMLRGFSDAIMIRAQQALAAGGAEGYLPPEHFNQIFSAHGTIMILFMAMPFVVGLMNFAVPLQLGVRDVAFPTLNAVSFWLTASGALLVNISLAVGEFSKAGWWGYPPLSELQYSPGVGVDYYLWSLQISGIGTLLAGINFVTTILKMRAPGMSYMRMPVFCWTALAANLLIVAAFPVLTATLAMLSLDRYLGFHFFTLEGQGNQMLYSNLFWVWGHPEVYILILPAFGVFSEVMATFSGKPLFGYRSMVAATMTICILSFLVWLHHFFTMGASANVNGFFGVMSMIIALPTGAKVFNWLFTMYGGRVRFSVPVLWSIGFMVTFVIGGMTGVLMAVPPADFQLHNSVFLVAHFHNVAIGGVVFGVMAGYNYWFPKAFGFKLDERWGKASFWCWFVGFYIAFMPLYLLGLMGMTRRMQHYDNLSWQPWLIMAAFGTAIILVGVVCQVVQLVVSIRNREKLRDVTGDPWNGRTLEWATASPPPAWNFAFQPKVAGLDAFWNSKNRAQATKDEPTPTRKYEPVEMPKNSATGFVTAFFAVVIGFALIWHIWWLASVGVFGAFMTLLAFSFRRHSEIEVPAEEIARFVRAHQAGVAA, from the coding sequence ATGAATCTCCTTGGCAAGCTTGATTGGAACGCGATTCCCCTCCATCAGCCGATCATCATGGGCGCAACGGCGTTCATGGTCCTTGTCGTGGTAGCTGTCCTTGGATTCATCACGGCGAAGGGAGCCTGGCTCTATCTATGGCGCGAATGGCTCACCTCGGTCGATCACAAGCGGATCGGCGCCATGTATTGCATACTGGCGCTCGTCATGATGCTGCGCGGCTTCAGCGATGCGATCATGATCCGCGCGCAGCAGGCGCTCGCAGCCGGCGGTGCGGAAGGTTATCTGCCGCCCGAGCATTTCAATCAGATTTTCTCGGCGCACGGCACGATCATGATTTTGTTCATGGCAATGCCGTTCGTGGTAGGGCTCATGAACTTCGCAGTACCGTTGCAACTTGGTGTTCGCGATGTCGCATTCCCTACGCTCAACGCCGTCAGCTTCTGGCTGACTGCCTCGGGCGCGTTGTTGGTCAACATTTCGCTGGCGGTCGGTGAGTTCTCAAAAGCCGGCTGGTGGGGTTATCCCCCACTGAGCGAATTGCAATACTCGCCCGGCGTCGGCGTCGACTACTATCTTTGGTCGCTGCAAATCTCTGGTATCGGCACCTTGCTGGCGGGAATAAATTTCGTCACAACCATCCTCAAAATGCGGGCACCAGGGATGAGCTATATGCGCATGCCGGTCTTCTGCTGGACCGCGCTTGCCGCTAACCTGCTCATTGTCGCGGCGTTTCCGGTCCTGACCGCGACGCTCGCGATGCTGTCGCTCGATCGCTATCTCGGCTTTCACTTCTTCACGCTCGAAGGCCAGGGCAATCAGATGCTGTACTCCAACCTGTTCTGGGTATGGGGGCACCCCGAAGTCTACATCCTGATCCTGCCGGCGTTCGGCGTGTTCTCGGAAGTGATGGCGACCTTCTCCGGCAAGCCGTTGTTCGGCTATCGCTCGATGGTAGCCGCGACGATGACCATCTGTATCCTCTCCTTCCTGGTCTGGCTGCACCACTTTTTCACAATGGGTGCCAGCGCAAACGTCAACGGCTTCTTCGGCGTCATGAGCATGATCATCGCTTTGCCGACGGGCGCGAAAGTCTTCAACTGGCTGTTCACCATGTACGGCGGCCGGGTTCGGTTCTCGGTGCCGGTGCTTTGGTCGATTGGCTTCATGGTGACTTTCGTCATCGGCGGCATGACCGGCGTGCTCATGGCGGTGCCCCCGGCCGACTTCCAGCTGCACAACAGCGTGTTCCTGGTCGCGCACTTCCACAACGTCGCCATCGGCGGCGTCGTGTTCGGCGTGATGGCGGGGTACAATTATTGGTTCCCCAAGGCATTCGGGTTCAAGCTCGACGAACGCTGGGGCAAAGCCTCGTTCTGGTGCTGGTTCGTCGGCTTCTATATCGCCTTCATGCCGCTCTACCTGCTGGGCCTGATGGGCATGACCCGGCGCATGCAACATTACGACAATTTGTCCTGGCAGCCCTGGTTGATCATGGCGGCATTCGGCACCGCTATCATCCTGGTCGGCGTCGTTTGCCAAGTCGTGCAACTCGTTGTGTCGATCCGTAATCGCGAGAAGCTGCGCGACGTGACCGGTGATCCGTGGAACGGCCGCACGCTCGAATGGGCGACGGCGTCGCCGCCGCCGGCATGGAACTTTGCGTTCCAGCCCAAGGTCGCCGGACTGGACGCGTTCTGGAACAGCAAAAACCGCGCGCAAGCGACAAAGGACGAGCCGACGCCGACGCGCAAGTACGAGCCCGTCGAAATGCCGAAGAACAGCGCCACCGGCTTTGTTACGGCCTTCTTCGCAGTCGTCATCGGCTTTGCGCTGATCTGGCACATTTGGTGGCTGGCCAGCGTCGGAGTGTTTGGCGCATTCATGACGTTGCTTGCCTTCTCATTCCGCCGTCACAGCGAAATTGAGGTGCCAGCCGAGGAGATCGCCCGGTTCGTACGGGCCCACCAGGCAGGAGTTGCAGCATGA
- a CDS encoding heme o synthase: MMLAVFTALVGLSSAPVRLDPLTTLAAVLAIAAGAGAAGVLNMWYDADIDAIMSRTAMRPIPRGKVSRFEALVFGLVLGGFAVVVLALATNLTAAALLAGTILFYIVVYTAWLKRATRQNIVIGGAAGALPPVIGWAAATGEVGLEPLALFLIVFLWTPPHFWALALNRADDYARAGVPMLPVVAGKAATTRQILIYSGLLALASELPWMLGFAGAIYGAITAICGALFLLLALQLNRSTGVDRRAAHRLFVFSIFYLFVLFAALLVDHGSGSFPPIRGLPVHAEFKSGAVGSACCIANFSEV, translated from the coding sequence ATGATGCTTGCCGTCTTCACCGCGCTCGTCGGATTGAGCAGCGCTCCAGTTCGACTTGATCCGCTGACCACTCTTGCCGCGGTTCTTGCCATTGCCGCGGGAGCTGGAGCCGCCGGCGTGCTCAACATGTGGTACGACGCAGATATCGATGCGATCATGAGCCGCACTGCGATGCGGCCAATTCCCCGCGGCAAGGTCTCCCGGTTCGAGGCGCTTGTCTTTGGTCTCGTTCTGGGCGGGTTCGCAGTGGTGGTTCTGGCTTTGGCGACGAACCTCACAGCAGCCGCATTGTTGGCCGGCACGATCCTCTTCTACATTGTCGTGTATACGGCGTGGCTGAAGCGGGCGACGCGACAGAACATCGTCATCGGCGGCGCTGCAGGCGCGCTGCCGCCCGTGATCGGATGGGCCGCGGCAACCGGAGAAGTCGGGCTCGAGCCGCTTGCGCTGTTCCTCATTGTCTTCCTTTGGACGCCGCCCCATTTCTGGGCTCTCGCGCTCAATCGCGCCGATGACTATGCCCGCGCCGGCGTTCCCATGCTGCCGGTGGTTGCGGGAAAGGCTGCGACGACGCGGCAGATCCTGATCTACAGCGGCCTGCTGGCTCTCGCCTCGGAGCTGCCCTGGATGCTCGGGTTTGCAGGGGCGATCTATGGCGCGATCACCGCGATCTGCGGGGCGCTTTTCCTTCTTCTCGCGCTTCAGCTCAACAGGAGCACTGGGGTTGATCGCCGCGCTGCTCACAGGTTGTTCGTGTTCTCCATCTTCTATTTGTTCGTGCTGTTTGCGGCCCTCCTGGTTGACCATGGAAGTGGCTCATTCCCGCCCATCCGCGGCCTCCCGGTGCATGCCGAATTCAAGTCAGGCGCCGTCGGCAGCGCCTGCTGCATCGCCAACTTCAGCGAGGTCTGA
- a CDS encoding DUF1656 domain-containing protein has protein sequence MSVPRDIDLGGILVAPFVRYLFLALVILIAVRFAVGRLGLRSMFANPPLAEAALYVCILASLIAFWI, from the coding sequence ATGAGCGTACCAAGGGATATTGATTTGGGAGGCATCCTGGTGGCTCCCTTTGTGCGATATCTGTTTCTCGCGTTGGTGATCCTGATCGCCGTTCGATTTGCTGTCGGCCGCCTCGGATTGCGATCAATGTTCGCGAATCCTCCACTCGCGGAGGCGGCCCTGTACGTCTGCATCCTCGCGTCTCTCATAGCATTTTGGATCTGA
- a CDS encoding FUSC family protein translates to MVIPVHIWAYAFRIWLAAVVALYIAFWLQLGGASSAAVTVAILAQPTRGAALAKAVNRIAATLIGATMSVVIAGLFPGERIGMLGAFVCWICICVFVASYLRGYQAYAAVLSGYTVAIIALVNIDTPQNVFTTMTDRMAAIAIGILCVTLLNDVFGSPPVWRGLDRRISDIWRDVRGYARDVLAGNQENPERTGELLAQISGLRDQVDIVAHDMADGRHRAAGARSAMLALVEIVQRVRLLSLLAHGDPLAVTVKDQCLAALDDHQAEGFAFLTKLREIELSRPDIVVGAVWQIQQAVRFVESKSLLDDGLLSLREGLEPAREVHLPQRGEFAVALGNATRIGIALVTGATFLVFAGWPASVAALTITAILCALSTTMPSPSKFAVAAMVSFALASVSAGIVRFYVLTESQDFVRLAVAIAPVVIFGCLLSVRPAIAGIGLIMNIIFLVLLAPSNPQVYNPLTFYSECMFVAFALGVVFLASRLVWPVSALDKQHAAVRATQRTLTTSVAGTEYSLPALEFDLASRIANYVASAAACRPRREVLRGLLSTNDLSLAAASAHIYLEQSSDDPAIRSRIGQLQRALWSGNSRRLCAGARSILRRMRVSQAGAREPLLAAATDLWSVGMVLEREKRRIRHFCDHGAVRKGDIRWSLH, encoded by the coding sequence ATGGTAATACCGGTTCACATATGGGCCTATGCCTTCAGAATCTGGCTGGCGGCGGTAGTCGCGCTTTACATAGCGTTCTGGCTGCAGCTTGGAGGAGCATCATCGGCGGCCGTTACCGTGGCAATTCTGGCACAGCCGACGCGCGGCGCCGCGCTTGCCAAGGCGGTTAACAGGATCGCAGCGACACTCATAGGCGCCACCATGTCGGTCGTGATCGCCGGTCTTTTTCCCGGCGAGCGGATCGGAATGCTCGGCGCTTTTGTTTGCTGGATATGCATTTGTGTCTTCGTCGCAAGCTACCTCCGCGGCTACCAGGCCTACGCCGCCGTATTGTCCGGCTACACCGTCGCAATCATTGCGCTCGTCAACATCGATACGCCGCAGAATGTGTTCACGACGATGACTGACCGAATGGCGGCGATCGCGATCGGTATCCTGTGCGTGACGCTGCTAAATGATGTCTTCGGATCACCACCGGTGTGGCGCGGATTGGATCGCCGGATAAGCGATATTTGGCGCGATGTCCGCGGCTATGCGCGCGATGTGTTGGCTGGGAACCAGGAGAATCCCGAACGGACGGGAGAACTCCTTGCACAAATCTCGGGGTTGAGAGACCAGGTCGACATCGTCGCTCACGATATGGCGGACGGGCGGCACCGGGCTGCGGGCGCAAGGAGTGCCATGCTCGCACTCGTCGAGATCGTCCAACGGGTTCGGCTGTTGAGTTTGCTCGCGCACGGTGATCCCCTGGCCGTGACTGTCAAAGACCAATGTCTTGCCGCTCTCGACGACCATCAGGCCGAGGGATTTGCGTTCCTGACAAAGCTGCGTGAAATCGAGTTGTCCCGCCCGGATATTGTTGTTGGAGCGGTTTGGCAGATTCAACAGGCTGTCCGCTTCGTGGAATCGAAAAGCCTGCTCGACGACGGACTGCTATCTTTGCGCGAAGGGCTCGAGCCGGCGCGCGAGGTCCACCTGCCGCAGCGCGGGGAATTTGCCGTTGCGTTGGGCAACGCAACGCGCATTGGGATTGCGCTGGTCACGGGAGCCACATTTCTGGTGTTTGCCGGATGGCCCGCATCTGTTGCTGCCCTGACGATTACAGCGATCCTGTGCGCGCTCAGCACCACAATGCCAAGTCCTTCAAAATTCGCGGTAGCAGCTATGGTGAGCTTCGCGCTGGCCTCGGTGAGCGCTGGAATCGTGCGCTTCTACGTCCTGACCGAGTCACAGGATTTCGTGAGACTTGCCGTTGCAATCGCGCCAGTCGTGATTTTTGGCTGTTTGCTCAGTGTCCGTCCTGCGATCGCCGGCATCGGTCTGATCATGAACATTATTTTCCTGGTCCTCCTCGCGCCGTCCAACCCTCAAGTCTACAATCCGCTCACTTTCTATTCCGAATGCATGTTCGTCGCTTTCGCCCTCGGGGTCGTGTTTCTGGCCTCCCGCCTGGTGTGGCCGGTGTCTGCGCTCGACAAGCAACATGCGGCCGTCAGGGCGACGCAGAGAACATTGACGACATCCGTCGCCGGCACCGAATACAGCCTGCCCGCGCTCGAATTTGATTTGGCTTCCCGGATCGCCAACTACGTCGCGTCGGCTGCCGCGTGCCGGCCGCGTCGGGAAGTGCTCAGGGGCCTGCTTTCGACCAATGACTTGTCGCTCGCTGCGGCCTCGGCGCATATTTATTTAGAGCAAAGCTCGGACGATCCGGCAATCCGTTCAAGGATTGGCCAATTGCAACGCGCTCTTTGGTCCGGGAACAGCCGACGACTTTGCGCCGGCGCGAGATCGATTCTTCGACGGATGCGCGTCAGTCAAGCCGGGGCACGCGAGCCACTTCTGGCGGCGGCGACCGACCTCTGGTCGGTAGGCATGGTGCTTGAGCGTGAGAAACGCAGGATCCGGCACTTCTGCGACCATGGCGCGGTCAGGAAAGGAGATATTCGATGGTCGTTGCACTGA
- a CDS encoding AraC family transcriptional regulator: MEGLQTIAAESSFAEDQQFHLVANSVAKLVETARRELGRDQEAAKASLVTASHILQAEIERCSGANGSTRGGLAAWQILRVRAYIDSNLHRTIHIRDLSAVARRSPAHFSRKFKLALGEPPHAYVVRRRLERACHLMMTSVEPLSEIALSVGFSDQAHLCRLFRQAFGQSPANWRRERGIPGEVTSRTGADENIP; encoded by the coding sequence ATGGAAGGACTTCAAACTATCGCGGCAGAGTCTTCCTTTGCGGAGGATCAACAGTTCCACCTGGTTGCGAACAGCGTGGCCAAGCTGGTTGAGACTGCAAGGCGAGAGCTGGGGCGTGATCAGGAGGCGGCCAAGGCGTCACTGGTCACAGCATCGCACATCCTGCAAGCGGAGATCGAACGTTGTTCGGGCGCTAACGGCTCCACAAGGGGCGGTCTGGCGGCTTGGCAGATCCTTCGAGTACGAGCTTATATTGACAGCAACTTACACCGCACCATTCACATCCGGGATCTCAGTGCTGTCGCGCGTCGAAGCCCGGCGCACTTCTCACGTAAGTTCAAACTGGCCCTTGGCGAGCCGCCACATGCCTACGTGGTGAGAAGGCGTCTGGAGAGAGCCTGCCACCTGATGATGACCAGTGTGGAACCACTGAGCGAAATAGCCCTGAGCGTAGGCTTTTCGGATCAAGCACATCTATGTAGGCTCTTCAGACAGGCCTTTGGTCAAAGTCCGGCCAACTGGCGACGCGAGCGCGGAATTCCTGGCGAGGTCACCTCAAGAACCGGAGCGGACGAGAATATCCCATGA
- a CDS encoding acetoacetate decarboxylase family protein, whose amino-acid sequence MLKGFTVPKSPFGQAALTPPPPWHYAGDAVGVEFWTDPDATAATLPIGLSPDPNSNGRAVMMFLDWQFTAQDDEYLEPARYQYREAFILVDAMYRDVPVMWCPYIYVDNDAALARGWTQGFPKKMGSIFQTRSFAASGPAAAPVASGGRFGASLSAHGQRLAEACVTLHKPVENGLSLLGRPTVLLRYFPRLAAGYQDKPAVNELAMSIIDNLTVAGAWIGKGELNFTETNGEELHALAPNRIESGFRYSLSYSVSDLKILEDHGS is encoded by the coding sequence ATGCTCAAGGGCTTTACAGTTCCGAAATCGCCATTCGGCCAGGCCGCTCTAACTCCGCCACCGCCCTGGCACTATGCCGGCGATGCTGTTGGAGTCGAATTCTGGACGGACCCCGATGCGACGGCGGCGACATTGCCGATTGGTCTTTCCCCAGATCCGAACTCAAACGGTCGCGCCGTCATGATGTTTCTGGATTGGCAATTCACCGCCCAGGACGACGAATATCTTGAGCCGGCTCGTTATCAATATCGCGAGGCGTTTATTTTGGTCGACGCAATGTATCGCGACGTGCCGGTCATGTGGTGTCCGTACATTTATGTCGACAATGACGCTGCACTGGCGCGCGGTTGGACGCAGGGGTTTCCAAAGAAAATGGGTAGCATTTTTCAGACGCGCTCCTTTGCGGCCTCAGGCCCCGCCGCAGCACCGGTTGCGTCCGGCGGCCGGTTTGGCGCCAGCCTCTCGGCGCATGGCCAACGTCTTGCGGAAGCCTGCGTGACCTTGCACAAGCCGGTCGAAAACGGATTGTCGTTGCTCGGCCGACCCACGGTCTTGTTGCGATACTTCCCGAGATTGGCGGCCGGCTACCAGGATAAGCCGGCGGTTAACGAGCTGGCGATGTCGATCATCGACAATCTCACCGTTGCTGGCGCTTGGATCGGGAAGGGCGAGCTTAATTTTACGGAAACGAATGGCGAAGAACTACACGCGCTCGCGCCGAACAGGATTGAGTCGGGGTTTCGTTACTCACTTTCATACTCAGTTAGCGATCTGAAGATCCTCGAAGACCATGGCTCGTAA
- the cyoD gene encoding cytochrome o ubiquinol oxidase subunit IV, whose protein sequence is MTEARYDRAPGDRPSREMDASAPSEFLVYTIGLFVAVLLTATSFWAANTSLIWPGGVALGLAVLAIAQMGIHLVFFLHITSGPESTNNVLALAFGVLIVFVVVAGTMWIVADMNANMMMPSGAPMSMRMQH, encoded by the coding sequence ATGACCGAAGCTCGATACGATCGCGCACCCGGAGACAGGCCGAGCCGCGAGATGGACGCATCGGCTCCATCCGAGTTTCTCGTCTACACGATCGGCCTATTTGTGGCGGTTCTTCTCACGGCGACATCTTTCTGGGCCGCTAACACCTCGCTGATTTGGCCCGGTGGCGTAGCTCTGGGCCTCGCTGTCCTCGCCATTGCCCAGATGGGCATTCACCTGGTGTTTTTCCTGCACATCACCAGCGGGCCGGAAAGCACCAACAACGTACTCGCGCTCGCCTTTGGCGTTCTCATCGTATTCGTCGTGGTCGCCGGCACAATGTGGATCGTGGCAGATATGAACGCGAACATGATGATGCCGTCGGGCGCGCCGATGAGCATGAGGATGCAACATTAA
- a CDS encoding HlyD family secretion protein: MVVALKTRRRSLKVLRYVATGVLVVAALVAARHAWRIYMTSPWTRDGMVRVQVANVAPQISGQIVEVRTHDNQHVHKGDVLYVIEKFDFEVALDNAKATILNREADLAVKKAQNARRAILTTLSTSIEEKQVFDGNAKMAEAALASAKAALSQAEINLQRTEVQSPVDGYVTNLLMRVGDFARAGAPNLSVIDEHSYWIDAYFEETKLANIHVGDPVEATLLGFQAPINGKVESITSGISAANAASSTQGLPNVDPIFTWVRLAQRIPVRIRIEQVPPEVSLVAGMTCSVSVVGGKGMPVVGRDRGLFYRLVNLP; encoded by the coding sequence ATGGTCGTTGCACTGAAGACGAGAAGGCGATCGCTCAAGGTGCTCCGTTATGTCGCAACCGGCGTGCTTGTCGTCGCGGCGCTTGTTGCCGCGCGTCACGCTTGGCGGATTTACATGACATCTCCATGGACGCGCGATGGGATGGTCCGTGTGCAGGTCGCAAACGTGGCGCCACAGATCTCTGGTCAGATCGTTGAGGTGCGAACACACGACAACCAGCACGTTCACAAGGGAGATGTGCTCTACGTCATCGAAAAGTTCGATTTCGAGGTGGCGCTCGACAATGCCAAGGCAACAATCCTGAACCGAGAGGCCGACCTCGCAGTCAAGAAAGCGCAGAACGCCCGGCGGGCGATTCTCACGACGCTGTCCACCTCGATTGAGGAGAAGCAGGTGTTTGACGGCAACGCGAAAATGGCGGAAGCGGCGCTTGCTAGCGCCAAGGCAGCCCTTTCGCAAGCCGAGATCAATCTGCAGAGGACCGAGGTACAGTCTCCCGTCGACGGCTACGTCACAAATCTTCTGATGCGCGTGGGAGATTTCGCCCGGGCCGGTGCCCCCAACCTGTCTGTGATCGACGAGCATTCCTATTGGATCGATGCCTATTTTGAGGAGACGAAACTCGCCAACATCCATGTCGGCGATCCGGTGGAGGCGACGCTGCTGGGCTTCCAGGCTCCGATCAACGGAAAGGTCGAAAGCATCACGAGCGGAATCAGTGCTGCGAACGCGGCAAGCAGCACGCAGGGCCTTCCAAACGTCGACCCGATCTTCACCTGGGTTCGGCTTGCGCAACGAATTCCGGTGCGCATCAGGATCGAACAAGTCCCTCCGGAGGTATCGCTCGTTGCAGGAATGACCTGCAGCGTCTCGGTTGTCGGAGGAAAGGGAATGCCGGTAGTCGGGCGCGACCGGGGGCTCTTCTATCGGCTGGTAAACCTGCCTTAG
- the cyoA gene encoding ubiquinol oxidase subunit II, with the protein MVLIGAATLGGCTEGVLDPKGPIALAERQILLNALGIMLAIVIPVILATLGFAFWFRASNERARYRPNFTYSGRLEMLVWSIPAMTVLLVGGVAWVGAHDLDPGKPISSTVKPVNVQVVSLDWKWLFIYPEQGIASVNKLVVPVGTPISFELTSSSVMNSFFVPQLGSQIYTMSGMATRLHLQADHLGTYAGLSAMFSGDGFPDMRFTVDAVTDDGFAQWVRQTRETGSVLDKRACADLVKPSQAVAPFTYRTVTADLFSGIVNTASAADDQSQRICSTSQKAER; encoded by the coding sequence GTGGTCCTGATCGGTGCGGCCACGCTCGGTGGCTGCACCGAAGGCGTGCTCGATCCGAAAGGACCTATTGCCCTCGCCGAGCGACAGATTCTGCTGAACGCGCTTGGCATCATGCTGGCGATCGTGATCCCGGTGATCCTTGCGACACTTGGCTTTGCTTTCTGGTTTCGTGCATCGAATGAGCGTGCGCGCTATCGGCCAAATTTCACATATTCCGGACGTCTTGAGATGCTGGTCTGGTCCATCCCCGCGATGACGGTGCTCCTGGTCGGCGGCGTCGCATGGGTCGGCGCACACGACCTTGATCCGGGCAAGCCGATTAGCTCAACTGTCAAGCCTGTCAACGTTCAGGTCGTCTCACTCGACTGGAAATGGCTGTTCATCTATCCAGAGCAGGGGATCGCGAGCGTCAACAAGCTGGTCGTACCGGTTGGCACGCCGATCAGCTTTGAACTGACCTCATCGAGCGTCATGAACAGCTTCTTCGTGCCTCAGCTCGGGAGCCAGATCTACACCATGTCCGGAATGGCGACGCGCCTCCACCTGCAGGCGGACCATCTCGGAACCTATGCGGGGTTATCCGCCATGTTCAGCGGTGACGGCTTTCCCGACATGCGCTTTACGGTCGATGCAGTGACAGACGACGGATTTGCGCAATGGGTTCGCCAGACCCGCGAAACCGGTTCCGTACTCGATAAGCGGGCTTGTGCCGACCTGGTCAAGCCGAGCCAAGCGGTCGCGCCGTTCACCTACCGCACCGTGACTGCCGATCTGTTCAGCGGCATTGTGAATACCGCATCGGCTGCCGACGATCAGTCACAACGCATTTGTTCAACATCGCAGAAGGCCGAACGATGA
- a CDS encoding acetoacetate decarboxylase family protein has protein sequence MLKGFTAPRSPLGVAALVPSPPWHFAGDVLAVEFWNDPDASVHSLPTGVELDKKHPGHSVALFADYQFTAQNDEYLDPARYQCRQFTVLLDAMWKGARIAWCPYCYADNDAALMRGWIQGYPRKLGAVHQTRTFGTASAASAPLVHDGRFSACMSAHGRLLVQARVTLRERVERLVGLLDRQIVGRRHFPRLSAGMHEKPAVDELVRCVSNHVLITDIWIGESELNFPEAYGEELEVLGPLKVGRGYRFSFSYSVTDIEILADLTT, from the coding sequence ATGCTCAAAGGATTCACTGCCCCTCGATCCCCCCTTGGCGTTGCTGCGCTGGTCCCGTCGCCACCCTGGCATTTTGCCGGTGACGTTCTGGCGGTGGAATTTTGGAATGATCCTGATGCATCAGTCCACAGCCTTCCGACGGGTGTCGAGCTTGATAAGAAACATCCAGGCCACTCTGTTGCGCTCTTCGCAGACTACCAGTTCACCGCGCAGAACGATGAGTATCTTGACCCCGCCAGGTATCAATGTCGCCAGTTCACCGTCCTCCTCGACGCGATGTGGAAGGGGGCACGGATAGCGTGGTGTCCATATTGTTATGCGGATAACGACGCTGCCTTGATGAGAGGCTGGATCCAGGGTTATCCAAGAAAGTTGGGTGCCGTACACCAGACCCGTACTTTTGGCACGGCGAGCGCCGCTTCGGCGCCACTCGTGCATGATGGCAGATTCTCGGCCTGCATGTCCGCTCATGGCCGTTTACTGGTGCAAGCCCGTGTTACCTTGCGCGAAAGAGTCGAGCGTCTTGTCGGATTGCTCGATCGCCAGATTGTGGGACGGCGGCATTTTCCACGGCTCTCCGCCGGCATGCACGAGAAGCCAGCTGTGGATGAACTCGTTCGATGCGTCTCGAATCATGTCCTGATTACAGACATCTGGATCGGCGAGAGCGAGCTCAATTTTCCGGAAGCCTATGGCGAAGAGTTGGAAGTGTTGGGACCGCTGAAGGTGGGGCGCGGTTATCGATTCTCGTTTTCCTATTCCGTCACCGATATCGAGATCCTGGCAGACTTGACCACCTAG